In the genome of Bryobacteraceae bacterium, one region contains:
- a CDS encoding FAD-dependent oxidoreductase, producing MRRAILGATLAISASAATREADIVIYGGTSAGLAAAIQAARMGKSVIVVEPGTHLGGLTTGGLSWTDIGNKQAVGGIAREFYRRIKARYEPEGAWKWETREHYFTGRRAANVAREDAMWTFEPKVAADVYREMLAEHKLQVIRNARLDLRRGRGVRKQGARISEIVMEDGSRYRGRMFIDATYEGDLMAKAGVKYTFGRESNSQYGERYNGSQPGHKHRHQFPDGANVSPYVTPGDPKSGLLPIISARSPGKAGEGDKLIQAYCFRMCLTNAPDNRLPLDKPEGYDERDHELLLRYAESGKYHDPPTKWDPIPNAKTDTNNHGAVSTDYMGANYEYPEGDYAMRAKIIKRHEVYQKGYMWTMQNHRRVPDAIREWYRQWGLPKDEWTETGHWAPQLYIREARRMVSDVVMTENHIIAKTVAEDPVGMGAYGMDSHNVQRYVTAEGWVRNEGNVQVGGFKPYPISYRAIVPRRGEASNLFVPICLSASHIAYGSIRMEPVFMILGQSAATAAAQAIDAGVAVQELPYEPLRERLLADHQVLGLQR from the coding sequence ATGCGGCGTGCGATTCTCGGAGCGACGCTGGCGATCTCCGCTTCGGCGGCGACGCGCGAAGCCGATATCGTGATCTATGGCGGCACTTCAGCCGGCCTTGCGGCGGCGATTCAGGCCGCGCGAATGGGAAAGAGCGTCATCGTAGTGGAGCCGGGCACGCACCTCGGCGGGCTCACCACTGGCGGTTTGAGTTGGACCGACATCGGGAACAAGCAGGCCGTTGGCGGGATCGCGCGCGAGTTCTACCGCCGCATCAAGGCGCGCTACGAACCGGAAGGGGCGTGGAAATGGGAGACTCGCGAGCACTACTTCACCGGGCGACGCGCGGCGAACGTGGCGCGGGAAGACGCGATGTGGACGTTCGAGCCGAAGGTGGCCGCCGATGTGTATCGCGAGATGCTTGCCGAACACAAGCTCCAGGTGATCCGTAATGCGCGGCTGGATCTGCGGCGCGGCCGTGGCGTCCGGAAGCAAGGGGCGCGGATCTCGGAGATCGTGATGGAGGACGGGTCGCGCTACCGGGGCCGCATGTTCATCGACGCCACCTACGAAGGCGACTTGATGGCCAAAGCCGGTGTGAAGTACACATTCGGACGAGAGTCTAATTCGCAGTACGGCGAACGCTACAACGGGTCGCAGCCGGGACACAAACACCGGCATCAGTTTCCGGACGGCGCGAATGTTTCGCCGTATGTGACGCCGGGCGATCCGAAGAGCGGGCTTCTGCCGATCATCAGCGCTCGATCTCCGGGCAAGGCCGGCGAAGGCGACAAGCTGATTCAGGCGTATTGCTTCCGGATGTGCCTGACCAACGCCCCGGACAACCGCCTGCCACTCGACAAACCGGAAGGCTACGACGAGCGCGACCACGAACTGCTGCTGCGCTATGCGGAGTCCGGTAAGTATCACGATCCGCCGACGAAGTGGGATCCGATCCCGAACGCCAAGACCGATACGAACAATCACGGCGCGGTGTCGACGGACTACATGGGCGCGAACTATGAATATCCGGAAGGCGACTACGCCATGCGGGCGAAGATCATCAAGCGGCACGAAGTCTATCAGAAGGGCTACATGTGGACGATGCAGAATCACCGGCGTGTCCCGGATGCGATTCGCGAATGGTACCGGCAGTGGGGATTGCCGAAAGACGAATGGACGGAAACGGGGCATTGGGCTCCGCAACTCTACATACGGGAAGCGCGGCGGATGGTGAGCGACGTGGTGATGACGGAGAACCACATCATCGCGAAGACCGTGGCGGAGGACCCGGTGGGCATGGGCGCCTACGGGATGGATTCGCACAATGTGCAGCGCTACGTAACCGCCGAGGGCTGGGTGCGGAACGAGGGGAACGTGCAGGTGGGCGGTTTCAAGCCGTATCCGATCAGCTACCGGGCGATTGTGCCGCGGCGCGGAGAGGCTTCGAACCTGTTCGTGCCGATTTGCCTCTCGGCTTCCCACATCGCGTACGGGTCGATCCGCATGGAGCCGGTGTTCATGATCCTGGGACAATCGGCGGCGACGGCGGCGGCGCAGGCGATCGACGCCGGGGTGGCGGTGCAGGAACTGCCTTACGAACCACTGCGTGAGCGGCTGTTGGCGGATCATCAGGTGCTCGGTCTGCAGCGATAG
- a CDS encoding carboxypeptidase regulatory-like domain-containing protein → MALCAQSPLATVTGTITDSTGAGVPNVGVTLTSKATTLVYRGISSTDGTYVVPNVPVGGYELSAASPGFKTYKQTGVNLEVSQRLRVDIVLQLGDVSESVNVSAEIPRVQTEDSTVGTVVERRRIEDLPLNGRHVFNLVKIVPGVQPRSSSTDGFAEISNQTFSQMRINGGPAYGNQFFLDGVSNSAAVHNEISVVPQTDIVEEFRVETNALKAEFGQTAGGVVNVVTKSGGNDFHGSLYEFVRNDALDARNAFATRPDPRTGRIKQVLRFNQYGGSLGGPIRIPKIYDGRNRTFFYAGYEQWRWRSSGSPRIGTVAAPEWREGNFANLRDSRGTFIPLYDPATTRANPNGSGFVRDLLPGNIVPRSRMDPLALRVLPFHPNPNAPSANDFTPLNNFTALIPSLSDQGVFNLRVDHRLGESDSLFFRYSSTRNTRKDRGWGLEEADPNARNDQRDNHNAVMNFTHIFNANTLNDLRVGVTRQYLPFLHPSFDQGWPAKLGYPSIIAQDQFPPVSISGVLAIGSSGFSGGLRAQEISQITDSVTLTRGRHNFKTGFDLRWWRLSFINRLQPSGVFNFTGSLTNDPQRPAGAGFGMADFLMGEVASGNLGVRPFFQFRAVPFGAYFQDDWKVTRRLTLNLGLRYDVSFGPSEIHNRYSSFDPFLPNTGTGTSGQLLYAGTGPLTRNFVDRDSNNIGPRIGFAWDPTGDGKTAIRAGYGLIYLMLESGNAVPDNASAFGFSVDTPFVAPGGGPFRAFQFSQGPPSLLQPLGAEGGPNAFRGFNVRYQDRDAPAGYMQQWNFAVQRSLTRGVVVSLVYAGSKGTKIFGSNYNLNQMDPKYFSLGLALQDQVPNPFFGQIATGALSGARVARSQLLRPFPDYLNVDTWGNNGLSTSYHSFQMTLEKRFSDGVSALLSYTAGKMISESFAIGGGNSGNSGVGDFRIGAYNRRLDRAIDNDDRSQRLVASGLWEIPVGRGRAVGRDMSRGLNGIAGGWQLNGIWTLQSGQPLSVRGSNNFTGISFPDLVGDPNAGESNVRRWFNTDAFRNPADFVIGNAPRNLPSTRGPGLNDLSFSLFKTFQLAEKFKLEARGELFNALNTVNYNNPNTSFTPNRAGTNSNANFGVITSSLDARRLQFGLRLSF, encoded by the coding sequence ATGGCGCTGTGTGCGCAGTCCCCTCTTGCCACAGTCACCGGTACGATCACCGACAGTACAGGTGCCGGCGTTCCGAACGTCGGAGTGACGCTCACGTCGAAGGCGACGACGCTCGTCTATCGGGGTATCAGTTCCACAGACGGAACGTACGTGGTTCCGAACGTCCCAGTGGGCGGGTATGAGCTTTCGGCGGCCTCGCCGGGGTTCAAGACATACAAGCAGACCGGGGTGAACCTCGAGGTATCGCAACGGCTGCGTGTGGATATCGTCCTGCAGCTTGGCGACGTCAGCGAGAGCGTCAACGTTAGCGCGGAGATCCCGCGTGTGCAGACGGAAGATTCGACGGTGGGCACGGTGGTGGAGAGGCGGCGGATCGAGGACCTGCCGCTCAACGGACGCCACGTGTTCAACCTGGTGAAGATCGTGCCGGGTGTTCAGCCGCGCTCGTCGTCGACGGATGGGTTTGCCGAGATTTCGAACCAGACGTTTTCCCAGATGCGAATCAATGGTGGGCCGGCCTACGGCAACCAATTTTTCCTGGACGGTGTTTCGAACTCGGCGGCGGTGCACAACGAGATCAGCGTGGTGCCGCAGACGGACATCGTGGAGGAGTTCCGCGTGGAGACGAACGCACTGAAGGCTGAGTTCGGGCAGACGGCCGGGGGCGTGGTGAACGTGGTGACGAAGTCCGGCGGGAACGATTTCCACGGATCGCTATACGAGTTCGTGCGGAACGACGCCTTGGACGCGCGGAACGCGTTCGCGACGCGGCCGGATCCGCGAACCGGACGGATCAAGCAGGTGCTGCGGTTTAACCAGTATGGCGGGTCGCTCGGCGGGCCGATCCGGATTCCGAAGATCTATGACGGGCGCAACCGGACGTTCTTCTATGCCGGCTACGAACAGTGGCGGTGGCGTTCGTCAGGCTCGCCGCGAATCGGCACCGTGGCGGCGCCGGAGTGGCGGGAGGGGAACTTCGCGAACCTGCGGGACTCGAGGGGAACGTTCATCCCGTTGTACGATCCGGCGACCACGCGGGCGAATCCGAATGGGTCCGGTTTCGTTCGGGACCTGCTTCCGGGTAACATCGTGCCACGCTCCCGCATGGATCCGCTGGCGCTGCGGGTGCTGCCGTTCCATCCGAATCCGAATGCGCCGTCAGCCAATGATTTCACGCCGCTGAACAACTTCACGGCGCTGATTCCGTCGCTTTCGGACCAGGGCGTGTTCAACCTCCGGGTGGATCACCGCTTGGGCGAATCGGATTCGTTGTTCTTCCGCTACTCATCCACGCGGAACACGCGCAAGGACCGCGGATGGGGCCTCGAGGAAGCGGACCCCAATGCGCGCAACGATCAGCGCGACAATCACAACGCCGTCATGAACTTCACGCACATCTTCAACGCCAATACGTTGAACGATCTGCGCGTGGGCGTGACGCGGCAGTATCTGCCGTTTCTGCACCCGAGCTTCGACCAAGGTTGGCCCGCGAAGCTCGGATATCCGAGTATCATCGCGCAGGACCAGTTTCCGCCGGTGTCGATCTCCGGTGTGCTGGCGATCGGAAGCAGCGGGTTCTCGGGCGGACTCCGGGCGCAGGAGATTTCACAGATCACCGACAGCGTGACGCTCACCCGCGGCCGGCACAACTTCAAGACCGGGTTCGATCTGCGTTGGTGGCGGCTGAGCTTCATCAACCGGCTGCAGCCTTCCGGCGTGTTCAATTTCACGGGCTCGCTCACGAACGATCCGCAGCGCCCGGCCGGCGCCGGTTTCGGAATGGCGGACTTCTTGATGGGCGAAGTGGCCAGCGGGAACCTTGGCGTGCGTCCGTTCTTCCAGTTTCGCGCCGTGCCTTTTGGAGCGTACTTCCAGGACGACTGGAAGGTGACGCGTCGGCTGACGCTGAACCTTGGCCTGCGTTACGACGTGAGCTTCGGGCCGAGCGAGATTCACAACCGGTATTCGAGCTTCGATCCGTTCCTTCCCAATACCGGCACGGGCACGTCGGGTCAGCTTCTCTACGCCGGAACTGGGCCGCTGACGCGGAATTTCGTGGATCGGGACAGCAACAATATCGGCCCGCGAATCGGGTTCGCGTGGGACCCCACGGGAGACGGGAAGACAGCGATCCGCGCGGGCTACGGGTTGATCTACCTGATGCTCGAGAGCGGGAACGCGGTGCCGGACAACGCGAGCGCGTTCGGGTTCTCGGTGGATACGCCGTTCGTGGCGCCGGGCGGAGGGCCGTTCCGGGCGTTCCAGTTCAGCCAGGGGCCGCCGTCATTGCTACAACCGCTTGGCGCTGAGGGTGGCCCGAACGCGTTCCGCGGATTCAACGTGCGGTATCAGGATCGCGACGCTCCGGCCGGGTATATGCAGCAGTGGAACTTCGCGGTACAGCGCTCGCTCACGCGGGGCGTGGTGGTGTCGTTGGTCTATGCGGGCTCGAAGGGTACGAAGATTTTCGGATCCAACTACAACCTCAACCAGATGGATCCGAAGTACTTCAGTCTCGGCCTGGCCCTGCAGGATCAGGTGCCGAATCCGTTCTTCGGGCAGATCGCAACCGGCGCGTTGAGCGGCGCCCGGGTGGCCCGGTCGCAACTGCTGCGGCCGTTTCCGGATTACCTGAACGTGGATACGTGGGGCAACAACGGCCTTTCGACGAGCTACCACTCGTTCCAGATGACGCTCGAGAAGCGGTTCTCCGATGGCGTCTCGGCGCTGCTGAGCTATACGGCCGGGAAGATGATTTCGGAGAGCTTCGCGATCGGCGGCGGAAATTCAGGGAACTCGGGCGTGGGCGATTTTCGGATCGGAGCGTATAACCGGCGGTTGGATCGCGCCATCGACAACGACGACCGCAGCCAACGCCTGGTGGCGAGCGGGCTCTGGGAGATTCCCGTGGGGCGCGGGCGGGCCGTCGGCCGGGACATGAGTCGCGGGCTGAACGGGATCGCCGGCGGGTGGCAGTTGAACGGGATCTGGACGCTGCAGAGCGGGCAGCCGCTTTCGGTCCGCGGGTCGAACAACTTCACTGGGATCTCGTTTCCGGATCTCGTCGGCGATCCGAACGCCGGGGAGAGCAACGTGCGCCGCTGGTTCAACACGGACGCGTTCCGCAATCCGGCGGACTTCGTGATCGGCAACGCGCCGCGGAACCTGCCGTCGACGCGCGGCCCGGGCCTCAACGACCTGAGCTTCTCCCTGTTCAAGACGTTCCAGCTCGCCGAGAAGTTCAAACTCGAAGCGCGCGGGGAGTTGTTCAACGCGTTGAACACGGTGAACTACAACAACCCGAACACGTCGTTCACGCCGAACCGCGCGGGAACGAATTCGAATGCGAACTTCGGCGTGATCACGAGTTCGCTCGACGCGCGGAGGCTTCAGTTCGGGTTGAGGTTGTCATTCTGA
- a CDS encoding TonB-dependent receptor — translation MRKGSSATMLCKTVLRFSLLAITTMAVYGQEVRATLSGAVTDSSGAPIPGVTVTVTNLATNFSTTAESNAAGTYLTPFLPPGIYRLSAEHQGFKKFVRENIRLEAQDRARADVTLEVGDLTQSVTVAADVSLLQTETASRSQIISNELISQIPTQGRNPFQIAWAAPGVIKTGGWRYLRSFDIAGTSNFAVNGGRNRENEVLLDGISNVRGNRTVIHVPTMESVQEFKVVTNNYDAQYGRTGGGVVTIVTKSGGNNFHGTLFEYFQAEELNANQTELNRNGTRKPPNNINTYGFNLSGPIFIPKLVDARNKLFWLISYEGMRQRSADPGSRSVPLADWRAGDFSTLLNAQGAQVTIYDPLTTQADATRTPFPGNRIPGNRISPIATNAFKYYPQPNSAGDGPAHVNNYIYPSRWIGNMDQWIGRMDYIINTKNTLYFRYGQNPFSEYRGLVFIQDPFNDRNPAETTGNAPLIRNGRNWTSDWTSTLSPTFTFNLRAGLARWEETTGSSFGSGFDQRTLGFSSAIVSQLARPEFPQINLGSYQGMGTSRLQNTATNDSYTIQPNFNLATGRHLLKFGAEGRRYNDTSNDPGLAAGFYNFDRGWTQANALRADAVSGNEIASFLLGYPTASGTPAGVDRNIFPAQRNHYFATFFQDDWKLTQRLTLNLGLRWDYEQPMVERYDRALRGFDFTTASPIASQAQGLNLTGAVQFANVNGQPRGAFNPDKNNFQPRFGAAYRVTERMVIRGGYGLYYLGQNEAGSSQGFSRRTTAVTTTDGGLRPAVSIENAFANLPGGRLLDPIGSSLGAASFLGEGITVNNLNRPLPYSHQFSVDIERELPFGLLGEVAYVGNLTRKLPVNSPVNSIPASELNRRTSTGAIDSAYYTARVPNPMAGLIPNNAGLNGTTIPRQQLLLPYPQYSGITLASNPIGAQDYHGFQSKVTKRMSHGVTFLASYGAGKTLERVTMLNPQDFNLADPSASRLEKRSANQIDIPQKFTVAGVWEMPFGKGKAWGAGWSKPVDLVLGGWQLNFDITYQSGWAVDYPNAAQVTTGTAKLSSGERTLDRWFNTSLWTNPATGRPVARQEPFTLRAFPTLFGDVRVPGYQNWDASVSKNFAIHEEIRAQFRFEMVNAFNRPWYTGLISGGNDVASANFGRLNFVQGNLPRFIKLGLHLYF, via the coding sequence ATGCGAAAGGGGTCCAGCGCCACCATGCTGTGCAAGACCGTTCTCCGTTTCTCATTGCTCGCGATTACAACCATGGCCGTGTACGGACAGGAAGTGCGCGCCACGCTTTCGGGCGCCGTCACAGACTCGTCCGGCGCGCCAATACCGGGCGTCACCGTGACAGTCACCAATCTCGCCACGAATTTCTCCACCACTGCCGAGTCCAACGCGGCCGGAACGTATCTCACACCGTTCCTCCCTCCCGGCATCTATCGCCTCTCGGCCGAGCACCAGGGCTTCAAGAAGTTCGTCCGTGAAAACATCCGTCTTGAGGCGCAGGACCGCGCCCGCGCCGACGTCACGCTCGAAGTCGGCGACCTCACCCAATCGGTCACCGTCGCCGCCGACGTTTCCCTGTTGCAGACCGAAACCGCGTCGCGCTCGCAGATCATTTCCAATGAGTTGATCTCGCAGATCCCGACTCAAGGCCGTAACCCCTTCCAGATCGCATGGGCGGCGCCGGGCGTGATCAAGACGGGCGGCTGGCGATACCTCCGCTCGTTCGATATCGCCGGGACATCCAACTTCGCCGTCAACGGCGGGCGCAACCGCGAGAATGAAGTTCTCCTCGACGGCATCTCAAACGTCCGCGGCAATCGAACCGTCATCCACGTGCCGACGATGGAATCGGTCCAGGAGTTCAAGGTCGTCACGAATAACTACGACGCCCAGTACGGCCGCACCGGCGGAGGCGTCGTCACCATCGTCACCAAGTCCGGGGGCAACAACTTCCACGGCACGCTGTTTGAGTATTTCCAGGCCGAAGAGCTGAACGCCAACCAGACGGAACTCAACCGTAACGGCACTCGCAAGCCGCCCAACAACATCAACACATACGGCTTCAATCTCAGCGGCCCCATCTTCATCCCCAAGCTCGTCGACGCCCGCAACAAGCTCTTCTGGCTCATCTCCTACGAAGGCATGCGGCAGCGCTCCGCCGACCCCGGTTCCCGCTCCGTGCCGCTCGCCGACTGGCGCGCCGGCGATTTCTCAACGTTGTTGAACGCCCAGGGCGCCCAGGTGACGATCTACGATCCCCTCACCACACAGGCCGACGCCACCCGCACCCCCTTCCCAGGCAACCGCATCCCCGGCAACCGCATCAGCCCTATCGCCACCAACGCCTTCAAGTACTACCCGCAGCCGAACTCGGCCGGCGACGGCCCGGCCCATGTAAACAACTACATCTATCCGTCCCGCTGGATCGGAAACATGGATCAGTGGATCGGCCGCATGGACTACATCATCAACACGAAGAACACCCTTTACTTCCGCTACGGACAGAACCCTTTCTCGGAGTACCGCGGCCTCGTCTTCATTCAGGATCCGTTCAATGACCGCAACCCGGCCGAGACCACCGGTAACGCTCCGCTCATCCGCAACGGCCGCAACTGGACCTCGGACTGGACCTCCACCCTTTCCCCCACATTCACCTTCAACCTCCGCGCCGGCCTCGCCCGCTGGGAGGAAACTACTGGTTCGAGCTTCGGCTCCGGCTTCGACCAACGAACCCTCGGCTTCTCCAGCGCCATCGTGAGCCAACTCGCCCGGCCCGAATTCCCGCAGATCAACCTCGGCAGCTATCAGGGCATGGGAACCAGCCGCCTGCAGAATACCGCCACCAACGACTCCTACACCATCCAGCCGAACTTCAACCTCGCCACCGGACGTCACCTGCTCAAGTTCGGGGCCGAAGGCCGCCGCTACAACGACACCAGCAACGACCCCGGCCTCGCCGCCGGCTTCTATAACTTCGATCGCGGCTGGACCCAGGCGAATGCGCTCCGCGCCGACGCCGTTTCCGGCAATGAAATCGCCTCGTTCCTGCTCGGCTACCCCACCGCCAGCGGCACGCCCGCCGGCGTCGACCGCAACATCTTTCCGGCCCAGCGCAATCATTACTTCGCCACCTTCTTCCAGGACGACTGGAAGCTCACGCAACGGCTCACGCTGAATCTCGGCCTCCGCTGGGACTACGAGCAGCCGATGGTGGAGCGGTACGACCGCGCGCTTCGCGGATTCGACTTCACGACGGCCAGCCCGATCGCCAGCCAGGCGCAGGGGCTCAACCTGACGGGCGCGGTCCAATTCGCCAACGTGAACGGCCAACCTCGCGGCGCTTTCAACCCGGACAAGAACAACTTCCAGCCTCGCTTCGGCGCCGCCTACCGCGTCACCGAAAGAATGGTGATCCGTGGCGGCTACGGCCTCTACTACCTGGGCCAGAACGAAGCCGGATCGAGCCAGGGCTTCTCGCGCCGCACAACGGCCGTCACCACCACCGATGGCGGCCTGCGGCCCGCCGTGTCCATTGAGAACGCGTTCGCCAACCTCCCCGGCGGCCGCCTGCTGGACCCGATCGGCTCCTCCCTCGGCGCCGCCAGTTTCCTCGGTGAGGGCATCACGGTCAACAACCTCAACCGCCCGCTGCCCTACTCGCATCAGTTCTCGGTCGATATCGAGCGCGAACTGCCGTTCGGTCTGCTTGGAGAAGTCGCCTATGTCGGCAACCTGACTCGCAAGCTTCCGGTGAACTCGCCTGTGAATAGCATCCCGGCATCGGAACTGAACCGCCGCACTTCGACCGGCGCCATCGATTCCGCCTACTACACCGCCCGCGTTCCCAATCCGATGGCGGGATTGATTCCCAACAACGCCGGGCTGAACGGCACCACCATTCCACGCCAGCAGCTCCTCCTGCCCTACCCGCAATATTCGGGCATCACGCTTGCCAGCAACCCGATCGGCGCGCAGGACTACCACGGCTTCCAGTCCAAGGTCACCAAGCGGATGTCGCATGGCGTTACCTTCCTCGCCAGCTACGGCGCCGGCAAGACCCTCGAACGCGTCACCATGCTGAACCCGCAGGACTTCAACCTCGCCGATCCCTCGGCCTCGCGACTTGAGAAGCGCTCCGCCAACCAAATCGATATCCCGCAGAAGTTCACCGTCGCCGGTGTGTGGGAAATGCCGTTCGGCAAGGGAAAGGCGTGGGGCGCCGGCTGGTCCAAACCCGTCGACCTCGTTCTCGGCGGCTGGCAGCTCAATTTCGACATCACCTACCAAAGCGGATGGGCGGTCGACTATCCGAACGCCGCGCAGGTGACAACCGGAACCGCGAAGCTATCCTCGGGTGAGCGCACGCTGGACCGCTGGTTCAACACCAGTCTGTGGACCAACCCCGCCACCGGACGTCCGGTGGCGCGCCAGGAGCCATTCACCCTGCGCGCCTTTCCCACTCTGTTCGGCGATGTCCGCGTGCCCGGCTATCAGAACTGGGACGCATCGGTGTCCAAGAACTTCGCGATTCATGAAGAGATCCGCGCCCAGTTCCGCTTCGAAATGGTCAACGCGTTCAACCGCCCGTGGTACACCGGCCTGATCAGCGGCGGCAACGACGTCGCCAGCGCAAACTTCGGCCGGCTGAACTTCGTGCAGGGGAACCTGCCGCGCTTCATCAAGCTCGGCCTGCACCTGTACTTCTGA